A genomic stretch from Hoplias malabaricus isolate fHopMal1 chromosome 4, fHopMal1.hap1, whole genome shotgun sequence includes:
- the ccdc34 gene encoding coiled-coil domain-containing protein 34 isoform X1, with amino-acid sequence MALQSASSKSFTSTPLKSKSTIPRSIPRSKSVESSGDSTYSLLSPIYHDSFEFSDIDNEEAQKELQPADSHSLVVHEDVSSVSPSRNESLNAHGSSAKLNLSAWEQWVVSKAKEERIKMQQKALEQQVLKEQNEQKERDQQRKKAANESKIQEWLQMKKEQEKQEKLCKESQKNIEMLNEEKKRLEIERKAQEKYKGWLRKKKQEEMDKKLKEKEEKNRREMAEIERKKKAEETFKQWLDSIKDRDRHKCQLTCSAGGYDNLNYPSPTFVNPIPWKPIHVPQQNRTPRKGPTRRKNPSLPKYQSTPCLSYKPKDTISFAYKRR; translated from the exons ATGGCCTTGCAGTCTGCTTCGTCCAAAAGTTTTACCTCGACACCACTCAAAAGTAAATCTACTATTCCGAGGAGCATCCCTAGAAGCAAGAGTGTGGAATCATCTGGAGACTCAACCTACTCTTTGCTCTCTCCCATTTACCATGATAGTTTTGAGTTTTCGGATATAGATAATGAAGAAGCACAAAAAGAGTTACAACCGGCTGACAGCCACTCTCTTGTGGTTCATGAAGATGTGTCATCAGTCAGTCCAAGCAG AAACGAGTCACTTAATGCGCACGGCAGTTCTGCAAAGTTAAATCTGAGTGCATGGGAGCAGTGGGTTGTGAGCAAAGCTAAAGAAGAGCGAATCAAAATGCAACAGAAAGCTTTGGAG CAACAAGTTTTGAAAGAACAGAATGAACAAAAAGAAAGGGATCAACAGCGGAAAAAGGCAGCCAATGAGAGTAAAATCCAAGAGTGGCTCCAAATGAAGAAAGAACag gaaaaacaagaaaagcTTTGTAAGGAGTCCCAGAAGAATATAGAAATGCTAAATGAGGAAAAGAAACGGTTAGAGATTGAAAGAAAAGCCCAAGAAAAATATAAAGGGTGgctaagaaagaaaaaacaagaggAAATGGATAAGAAGCTGAAAGAGAAA gaagaaaaaaacagaagagaaaTGGCGGAAATAGAACGGAAGAAGAAGGCAGAAGAGACGTTTAAACAGTGGCTTGACAGCATaaaggacagagacagacataaATGTCAGTTAACCTGTTCAGCTG GTGGTTATGACAATCTAAACTATCCCTCACCTACTTTTGTGAACCCTATCCCATGGAAGCCCATCCacgtcccccagcaaaacaggACACCCAGGAAAGGCCCTACACGGAGGAAAAATCCAAGTTTACCAAAGTATCAGTCAACTCCTTGTCTCAGTTACAAACCCAAAGACACTATCAGCTTTGCATACAAAAGACGGTGA
- the ccdc34 gene encoding coiled-coil domain-containing protein 34 isoform X2 — MALQSASSKSFTSTPLKSKSTIPRSIPRSKSVESSGDSTYSLLSPIYHDSFEFSDIDNEEAQKELQPADSHSLVVHEDVSSVSPSRNESLNAHGSSAKLNLSAWEQWVVSKAKEERIKMQQKALEQQVLKEQNEQKERDQQRKKAANESKIQEWLQMKKEQEKQEKLCKESQKNIEMLNEEKKRLEIERKAQEKYKGWLRKKKQEEMDKKLKEKEEKNRREMAEIERKKKAEETFKQWLDSIKDRDRHKCGYDNLNYPSPTFVNPIPWKPIHVPQQNRTPRKGPTRRKNPSLPKYQSTPCLSYKPKDTISFAYKRR, encoded by the exons ATGGCCTTGCAGTCTGCTTCGTCCAAAAGTTTTACCTCGACACCACTCAAAAGTAAATCTACTATTCCGAGGAGCATCCCTAGAAGCAAGAGTGTGGAATCATCTGGAGACTCAACCTACTCTTTGCTCTCTCCCATTTACCATGATAGTTTTGAGTTTTCGGATATAGATAATGAAGAAGCACAAAAAGAGTTACAACCGGCTGACAGCCACTCTCTTGTGGTTCATGAAGATGTGTCATCAGTCAGTCCAAGCAG AAACGAGTCACTTAATGCGCACGGCAGTTCTGCAAAGTTAAATCTGAGTGCATGGGAGCAGTGGGTTGTGAGCAAAGCTAAAGAAGAGCGAATCAAAATGCAACAGAAAGCTTTGGAG CAACAAGTTTTGAAAGAACAGAATGAACAAAAAGAAAGGGATCAACAGCGGAAAAAGGCAGCCAATGAGAGTAAAATCCAAGAGTGGCTCCAAATGAAGAAAGAACag gaaaaacaagaaaagcTTTGTAAGGAGTCCCAGAAGAATATAGAAATGCTAAATGAGGAAAAGAAACGGTTAGAGATTGAAAGAAAAGCCCAAGAAAAATATAAAGGGTGgctaagaaagaaaaaacaagaggAAATGGATAAGAAGCTGAAAGAGAAA gaagaaaaaaacagaagagaaaTGGCGGAAATAGAACGGAAGAAGAAGGCAGAAGAGACGTTTAAACAGTGGCTTGACAGCATaaaggacagagacagacataaAT GTGGTTATGACAATCTAAACTATCCCTCACCTACTTTTGTGAACCCTATCCCATGGAAGCCCATCCacgtcccccagcaaaacaggACACCCAGGAAAGGCCCTACACGGAGGAAAAATCCAAGTTTACCAAAGTATCAGTCAACTCCTTGTCTCAGTTACAAACCCAAAGACACTATCAGCTTTGCATACAAAAGACGGTGA
- the LOC136694783 gene encoding ras-related protein Rab-19, producing MQWCKWKWASNWKSHLPGQSTGAQEDDDCDFLFKIIFIGDSNVGKTCVIHSFKSGEFRDKHHNTIGVDFTVHSMDIDGKKVKLQIWDTAGQERFRTITQSYYRSAHGAMIAYDLTRRTTFDSLPHWIQAVEQYGAANVVFVLIGNKCDLAPQRQVLFEDACTLAEQTGALAALETSAKENHNVQEAFELMARELIVRNGGLMHHDIQLDAPSYLLYSDSHPVNEGESIQKKSCDC from the exons atgcagtggtgtaagtGGAAGTGGGCAAGCAACTGGAAATCTCACCTACCAGGACAG TCTACAGGGGCACAGGAAGATGATGACTGTGATTTCCTGTTTAAAATTATCTTCATTGGAGACAGCAACGTTGGAAAGACCTGTGTTATCCACAGCTTTAAATCTGGAGAATTCAGAGATAAACACCATAACACTATTGGGGTAGACTTCACTGTGCATTCCATGGACATTGATGGCAAGAAAGTAAAG CTGCAGATATGGGATACAGCTGGCCAGGAGCGGTTCCGCACCATTACACAGAGTTACTATCGCAGTGCTCATGGGGCCATGATTGCCTATGACCTGACACGTCGTACCACTTTTGATTCACTGCCTCACTGGATACAGGCTGTAGAGCAATATGGAGCTGCCAATGTAGTCTTTGTTCTTATAG GCAACAAATGTGACCTGGCACCTCAGAGACAGGTATTGTTTGAGGATGCTTGTACACTGGCAGAACAGACAGGGGCTCTGGCAGCCCTGGAGACATCCGCCAAAGAAAACCATAACGTACAAGAGGCCTTTGAGCTAATGGCTCGGGAACTAATAGTGCGAAATGGAGGCCTGATGCATCATGACATCCAGTTAGATGCTCCAAGTTATCTCCTGTATTCTGACTCTCACCCAGTAAATGAAGGGGAGTCCATTCAGAAGAAGTCGTGTGACTGCTGA
- the hdhd5 gene encoding haloacid dehalogenase-like hydrolase domain-containing 5 yields MAEFIPRFNLLRLGWRALSFSKSSLTLSTQPRRLSSSGTNSFGLLFDIDGVLVRGKTPIPAAKQCFRKLVDGNGKYKVPVVFVTNAGNCVRQIKAEQLSHLLEVEVSPDQVMLSHSPLRVFHQFHNMCVLVSGQGPVLEVAHNLGFQNVITIDMLREVYPLLDVVDHHRRPKDVVPSSKELPPIEAVVLFGEPIRWETNLQLIVDVLLTNGRPGNPLTSMCYPHIPVLACNMDLLWMAEAKNPRFGHGMFLVCLESLYKKITGYDLQYEALIGKPSVITYNYAELLIRQQAESLGWTESVRRLYAIGDNPMADIYGANLYNRYLQSMRHARAQVQAQRGSAGQVATDIQFETVDDAKNSGKVMVGGSYEHRLPESCSSILVCTGVYNRDQQDLPPDHTVTEQRIFHGHRDFRFDPSLTQPSFVVHDVQEAVELVFQQEEWPLE; encoded by the exons ATGGCGGAGTTTATTCCCAGGTTTAACCTCCTCAGACTCGGATGGAGAGCTCTGAGTTTCAGCAAAAGCTCTTTGACACTTTCAACGCAACCTCGCCGCCTGAGCAGT TCTGGAACCAATTCTTTCGGTCTACTCTTTGATATTGATGGAGTCCTGGTCCGTGGAAAAACTCCCATTCCAGCAGCAAAGCAGTGCTTCAGGAAACTGGTTGATGGAAATGGAAAGTATAAAGTCCCTGTGGTTTTTGTGACCAACGCAGGGAACTGTGTCCGGCAGATCAAAGCTGAGCAATTATCACATCTTCTTGAAGTGGAG GTATCCCCAGACCAGGTCATGCTGTCCCACAGTCCATTGCGGGTTTTTCATCAGTTccataatatgtgtgtgttagtgtctgGACAGGGGCCAGTCTTGGAAGTTGCACACAA TTTgggttttcaaaatgtaatcacCATAGATATGCTGCGAGAGGTATACCCTCTTCTGGATGTAGTGGATCACCATCGAAGACCCAAAGATGTG GTTCCTTCTTCTAAGGAATTGCCACCAATTGAAG CTGTCGTTCTCTTTGGTGAGCCAATCAGGTGGGAGACTAATCTACAGCTGATTGTGGATGTACTCCTGACTAATGGAAGGCCAGGGAACCCTCTAACATCGATGTGTTACCCACATATACCTGTGCTGGCCTGCAATATGGATCTGCTGTGGATGGCAGAAGCAAAGAATCCTCG ATTTGGTCATGGAATGTTCCTTGTCTGTCTGGAGAGCCTCTATAAGAAGATCACAGGTTATGATCTGCAGTATGAGGCTCTGATTGGGAAGCCCAGTGTGATAACATACAACTACGCTGAGCTGCTGATCAGACAACAGGCAGAGAGTCTGGGCTGGACCGAATCTGTCAGGAGACTTTATGCAATTGG GGACAACCCAATGGCTGATATCTACGGTGCAAACCTGTATAACCGCTACTTGCAGTCGATGCGGCATGCCAGGGCTCAGGTGCAGGCTCAGAGAGGCTCAGCTGGTCAGGTAGCAACTGATATTCAGTTTGAAACTGTTGATGATGCTAAAAACTCAGGTAAGGTAATGGTTGGGGGCTCTTATGAGCACCGTCTGCCAGAAAGTTGCAGTTCCATCCTGGTCTGCACTGGTGTCTACAACAGAGACCAGCAGGACCTGCCCCCTGACCATACTGTTACAGAACAAAGAATCTTCCATGGCCACCGGGACTTTCGTTTTGACCCTAGTCTGACCCAGCCCTCCTTTGTGGTTCACGATGTACAGGAGGCTGTTGAGCTGGTTTTCCAGCAAGAAGAATGGCCTCTAGAATAA
- the ccdc77 gene encoding coiled-coil domain-containing protein 77 has translation MDSPPQRAKDGCERKQEADTPLPPISERLAYLRPSRELLQFYRQKVAQFDGEHDDLLQLLEKYKSTTEDQHKLQWEVRQREEEIAELQKALSDMQVYLFQEREQALRLYAENDRLKIKELEDRKKIQHLLALVGPDAGEITYFHREPPHMVTVPQKKLQPRTQEYGKVSKPKSGTAKEGSKRMSKDGGNAANSEQYKKDNQTLLLQVEALQAQLEEQTRLAKEQVESLLEDRRIHAEEQQVQHQRDEERITALTEKLHRTQNLLYESTRDFLQLKFESRGCEKSWMVEKDRLLRELDSCQERLRESHKFSDPPGPSVAPLVLTQSAPESSQMHREEIKALQEELKQAHKLADMYREQCVGLETDLAQIREEGDVGREIFKERSDKIAKRLQLMTQRYEALEKRRAMEVEGFKTDIKHLRQKLKDVEKQLFKVTLNVGPDQDLAVLHEVRQSNARTKKIQGELKTLKAKIYGLENELRFS, from the exons ATGGACTCTCCTCCCCAGCGTGCCAAAGATGG CTGTGAGAGGAAGCAGGAGGCAGACACCCCTCTGCCACCCATCTCTGAGCGTCTGGCTTATCTGCGTCCATCTCGTGAACTGCTGCAGTTCTACAGGCAGAAAGTGGCCCAGTTCGATGGAGAACATGATGACCTGCTGCAGCTCCTAGAAAAGTACAAGAGCACTACAGAGGACCAG CACAAGCTGCAGTGGGAGGTTCGTCAGCGTGAAGAGGAGATAGCAGAGCTGCAGAAGGCTCTGAGTGACATGCAGGTCTACCTTTTCCAGGAGAGAGAGCAGGCACTCCGCCTTTATGCAGAGAATGACCGACTTAAGATCAA AGAGCTAGAAGATCGAAAGAAAATTCAGCACCTTTTAGCCCTTGTGGGACCAGATGCAGGTGAAATCACCTATTTTCACAGAGAACCTCCACACATG GTCACTGTTCCTCAGAAGAAGCTCCAACCAAGGACTCAGGAGTATGGAAAAGTATCAAAACCAAAATCTGGAACAGCTAAAG AAGGAAGCAAGAGGATGTCCAAGGATGGAGGAAATGCCGCAAATTCAGAGCAGTACAAGAAAGATAACCAGACATTACTGTTACAG GTGGAGGCGCTACAAGCACAGCTGGAGGAGCAGACCCGACTGGCCAAAGAGCAGGTGGAGTCTCTGCTGGAGGACAGGCGAATTCACGCAGAGGAGCAACAGGTCCAGCATCAGAGAGACGAGGAGAGAATAACTGCTCTCACTGAAAA ACTCCATCGCACACAGAACCTGCTCTATGAGAGTACTAGAGATTTTCTACAGCTCAAGTTTGAAAGTCGAGGATGTGAGAAGAGCTGGATGGTGGAGAAGGACAGGCTGCTCAGAGAGCTGGACTCCTGCCAGGAAAGGCTAAGAGAATCACACAAATTTTCAGATCCTCCAGGACCTTCTGTAGCCCCCTTGGTCCTCACCCAGTCAGCCCCAGAGAGCAGCCAGATGCATCGAGAGGAGATTAAG GCACTACAAGAAGAGCTAAAGCAAGCCCATAAATTGGCAGACATGTACAGAGAGCAGTGTGTTGGTCTAGAGACAGATCTGGCACAAATTCGAGAGGAAGGAGATGTAGGCCGAGAAATCTTCAAG GAGCGCTCTGACAAAATAGCCAAGCGTCTTCAATTAATGACTCAGCGTTATGAGGCTCTCGAAAAGAGACGTGCAATGGAGGTGGAGGGCTTCAAGACTGACATCAAACACCTGCGACAGAAACTTAAAGATGTGGAAAAACAACTCTTTAAG gtGACTCTCAATGTGGGACCAGATCAAGACTTGGCCGTCCTGCATGAAGTCCGACAATCAAATGCTCGCACCAAGAAAATCCAGGGGGAACTAAAAACCTTAAAAGCAAAGATATATGGACTGGAGAATGAATTGAGATTCAGCTGA